A genomic stretch from Synergistaceae bacterium DZ-S4 includes:
- the rpsB gene encoding 30S ribosomal protein S2: MGVVSMKQLLECGVHFGHQTRRWNPKMKPYIFTERNGIYIIDLQKTVKGLERAYDFVREVSKSGGSILFVGTKRQAQDPIREEALKAGQYYINQRWLGGLLTNFATIRRRVTRMVELQEMEDTGRINKYPKKEIIQLRKEKDKLEKYLSGIKDMKDIPDALFVIDPRRETIAVLEAHKLGIPVISIVDTNCDPDVIDYPIPGNDDAIRAIELVVGLMANAFIEGRQGQDSRVERVNDEEETAEENVVPVMPEELDPVVDEIDKVAVKAIEEQKGWKEAN; this comes from the coding sequence ATGGGAGTAGTAAGCATGAAACAGCTGCTTGAGTGCGGTGTTCATTTCGGACATCAGACCAGGCGCTGGAACCCGAAGATGAAGCCATACATCTTCACGGAGCGCAACGGCATCTACATCATCGACCTGCAGAAGACAGTCAAGGGACTTGAGAGGGCATACGACTTTGTTCGCGAAGTCTCCAAGTCTGGCGGAAGCATCCTTTTCGTAGGGACAAAGCGCCAGGCGCAGGATCCTATCAGGGAAGAGGCACTGAAAGCAGGACAGTACTATATCAACCAGCGCTGGCTGGGAGGACTTCTCACAAACTTTGCGACCATACGCCGCAGGGTGACCCGCATGGTAGAGCTTCAGGAAATGGAAGACACCGGAAGGATCAACAAGTACCCCAAGAAGGAGATCATCCAGCTCCGTAAGGAAAAAGACAAACTCGAGAAATATCTTTCCGGTATCAAGGATATGAAGGATATTCCCGATGCCCTCTTTGTAATCGACCCGCGCCGTGAAACGATCGCGGTGCTTGAAGCCCACAAGCTTGGCATCCCCGTTATTTCTATCGTAGACACAAACTGCGATCCCGATGTCATTGACTATCCGATCCCCGGAAATGACGACGCTATCCGCGCGATAGAACTGGTAGTAGGACTTATGGCCAATGCCTTCATTGAAGGCCGTCAGGGGCAGGATTCAAGGGTCGAAAGAGTAAACGATGAAGAAGAGACAGCAGAGGAAAACGTTGTGCCTGTAATGCCCGAAGAGCTCGACCCCGTTGTCGATGAGATCGACAAGGTGGCGGTAAAGGCTATCGAAGAGCAGAAAGGTTGGAAGGAGGCTAACTGA
- the tadA gene encoding tRNA adenosine(34) deaminase TadA — MNDIHYMREALKEAEKAMQKGEIPVGALLVRDGKIIGRGSNSRSLEGSPLGHAELAAMEEASEALNNWRLDDCTLYVTLEPCVMCAGAMVQSRLGTLVYGAKDPKAGAVGSLYNIVEDPRMYHRCIVRSGILKEECAELLRIFFQMRRSEAL, encoded by the coding sequence ATGAATGACATTCATTATATGAGGGAAGCCCTCAAAGAAGCGGAGAAAGCCATGCAGAAGGGCGAGATCCCTGTCGGTGCTTTGTTGGTGAGGGACGGGAAGATCATCGGGCGCGGATCGAATTCAAGGTCACTTGAAGGCTCCCCGCTCGGACATGCGGAGCTGGCTGCAATGGAAGAGGCATCAGAGGCACTTAACAATTGGCGGCTCGATGACTGCACCCTCTATGTCACACTCGAACCATGTGTCATGTGCGCCGGTGCGATGGTACAGTCAAGGCTGGGGACCCTGGTCTACGGAGCTAAGGATCCTAAGGCCGGAGCTGTCGGTTCCCTTTACAACATCGTCGAAGATCCGAGAATGTACCACAGGTGTATTGTAAGGTCAGGAATATTGAAGGAGGAGTGCGCCGAATTGCTGCGCATTTTTTTCCAAATGAGGCGTTCTGAAGCACTCTGA
- a CDS encoding L-serine ammonia-lyase, iron-sulfur-dependent, subunit alpha — translation MEKLPSSIFNDVIGPVMRGPSSSHVAGASRIADIVRQSLNKDVKEVVVDFDVNGSLAESHDGHGTDMGFVSGILGMPVTDPDVSNYAALARNSGIEIEFRILDYGAVHPNNYRISAKSGDGYSHEWEAVSVGGGMIEMQKFDGFGIKMAGDFYEILITADCSEKSAEKIMEIINSYAYGHDFALIDTKDDRALFELKFADKPSMDQIELLKKEDLIIDIICIEPILPTHSRAECKVPFLTSDELIELSKSDRRELWEFALLYESHRGNTSEEEVFQKMSDLVAIMENAVEEGLRGTEYKDRILGYQSYKIDEGARKKKLVPCDLLNTVIKYITAVMEVKSSMGVIVAAPTAGSCGCLPGTLIGVGRSIGASKDEITKGMLAAGLIGIFIAESATFAAEVAGCQVECGAGSAMAAAGVAQMAGGTVEECINAASIALQNVTGLACDPVANRVEVPCLGKNIMGGSNAISSANMALAGYDKVIPLDQTIKAMYDIGLKLPLELRCTFGGLGKTEASLQIRKKLEDQNS, via the coding sequence ATGGAAAAGCTTCCGTCAAGCATATTCAATGATGTTATCGGGCCGGTAATGAGGGGCCCGTCCAGTTCTCATGTTGCTGGGGCGTCCCGGATCGCTGATATTGTGAGACAGTCCCTGAATAAGGATGTTAAAGAAGTGGTTGTTGATTTTGATGTGAACGGATCATTGGCCGAATCTCATGACGGACACGGGACAGACATGGGATTTGTGAGCGGCATTCTCGGTATGCCTGTTACGGACCCTGACGTTTCAAATTACGCAGCTCTCGCTCGTAATTCAGGAATAGAGATAGAATTCCGGATCCTGGATTATGGAGCGGTGCACCCCAACAATTACAGGATCTCCGCAAAAAGCGGGGACGGATACTCCCACGAATGGGAAGCGGTCTCAGTCGGCGGCGGCATGATCGAGATGCAAAAGTTCGACGGTTTTGGAATAAAAATGGCAGGAGATTTTTACGAAATTTTGATCACCGCGGACTGCTCTGAAAAAAGTGCTGAGAAGATCATGGAGATCATCAATTCTTATGCATATGGTCATGACTTTGCACTGATCGACACAAAGGATGATCGTGCCTTGTTTGAATTGAAATTTGCTGATAAACCTTCTATGGATCAGATCGAGCTGCTTAAAAAAGAAGATCTCATCATTGACATTATCTGTATTGAACCGATACTTCCCACTCACTCCCGTGCAGAATGCAAGGTCCCCTTTCTGACCTCCGATGAACTGATAGAACTGTCAAAGAGTGACCGCAGGGAACTTTGGGAATTTGCGCTGCTGTATGAAAGCCACAGAGGTAATACAAGCGAAGAAGAAGTCTTTCAGAAGATGTCGGACCTGGTAGCGATAATGGAGAACGCTGTTGAAGAGGGGCTTCGCGGTACTGAGTATAAGGACAGGATACTGGGTTACCAGTCGTACAAGATCGATGAGGGGGCAAGAAAGAAAAAGCTGGTCCCTTGTGATCTGCTCAATACGGTGATCAAATACATAACTGCTGTTATGGAAGTCAAAAGCTCCATGGGCGTCATCGTTGCTGCTCCGACAGCAGGATCATGCGGATGCCTTCCCGGGACGCTGATAGGTGTTGGCAGGTCAATTGGAGCCTCAAAGGATGAAATCACCAAAGGAATGCTGGCGGCAGGGCTGATAGGGATATTTATTGCTGAGTCAGCAACTTTTGCCGCAGAGGTGGCCGGCTGTCAGGTCGAGTGCGGTGCAGGCTCGGCTATGGCTGCGGCAGGAGTTGCCCAAATGGCGGGAGGAACAGTGGAAGAGTGCATAAATGCAGCTTCCATTGCGCTGCAGAATGTCACGGGCCTTGCGTGTGATCCGGTAGCCAATCGGGTCGAGGTCCCCTGCCTGGGAAAGAATATAATGGGAGGATCAAATGCCATATCCAGCGCGAACATGGCATTGGCGGGGTACGATAAGGTCATTCCGTTGGATCAGACCATAAAGGCGATGTACGACATCGGCCTGAAACTGCCTTTGGAACTTCGCTGCACATTCGGGGGTCTCGGCAAAACAGAAGCCTCCTTGCAGATCAGGAAAAAACTGGAAGACCAGAATAGCTGA
- a CDS encoding proline racemase family protein — MRNTKSIFAVDAHTTGTPIRVITSGIPPLKGDTMEDKMEYMRTNYDWIRTCAMHQPRGFLSLVGAVLTEPCSKDADYGLFYIDALTYQPMCGAGTLSVAKVLVETGMVKRTEPETVIKLETPSGIVTVYVEIKNGDVQRISFDNVPAFLYSKDLEIKVPGAGNISVDVGFGGNFFTIVDIDSIKMDLTKDKMDELRKLSKIILASANEKIKVQHPANKSINYMDQLLFVQNRPNEKGEYLCQCIFGDAQADISPCGTGTSTRLAQRYFRGLIDMSGTFYQKSIYGGVFRASAIKEIDLNGTRAIIPRVSCSDVHITGFNHLIVEDDDKLKNGFVSW; from the coding sequence ATGCGTAACACAAAATCGATTTTCGCCGTCGACGCACACACAACGGGTACTCCAATAAGAGTCATCACATCCGGCATCCCTCCGCTTAAAGGGGATACCATGGAAGATAAAATGGAATATATGAGGACAAATTATGACTGGATAAGGACATGTGCAATGCACCAGCCGAGAGGATTTCTTTCCCTTGTTGGTGCCGTTTTGACAGAACCTTGTTCCAAAGATGCAGATTACGGCCTCTTTTACATTGATGCACTCACATATCAGCCTATGTGCGGCGCAGGTACCTTATCTGTGGCAAAGGTGCTTGTCGAGACAGGCATGGTAAAGCGGACAGAGCCTGAAACGGTGATAAAGCTTGAAACACCGAGTGGCATAGTAACTGTTTATGTTGAAATCAAAAACGGCGATGTTCAACGCATTTCGTTTGATAACGTTCCCGCTTTTCTCTATAGCAAGGATCTTGAAATAAAAGTTCCCGGAGCAGGAAATATTAGTGTGGATGTTGGGTTTGGGGGAAATTTCTTTACGATAGTAGACATCGATTCGATAAAGATGGACCTTACAAAGGACAAGATGGACGAGCTGCGTAAACTGAGTAAAATAATACTTGCTTCTGCGAATGAAAAAATAAAGGTGCAGCATCCTGCCAACAAATCAATAAATTACATGGATCAATTGCTGTTCGTTCAGAACAGACCAAACGAAAAGGGAGAGTATCTCTGTCAGTGCATTTTTGGAGACGCACAGGCGGACATATCTCCATGCGGGACGGGAACGTCCACCAGGCTGGCCCAACGTTACTTCAGGGGACTTATTGACATGAGCGGAACCTTCTATCAGAAAAGTATATATGGCGGCGTATTCAGGGCATCGGCTATAAAGGAGATCGATCTGAACGGTACAAGGGCGATCATTCCGAGGGTTTCGTGCAGTGACGTGCATATTACCGGGTTTAACCATCTTATCGTTGAAGATGACGATAAATTGAAAAATGGTTTTGTCAGCTGGTAG
- a CDS encoding ornithine cyclodeaminase family protein — protein MLVLNAEDIRKVFTMEDAINSNEEAFVIQSNGGTEVPVRINFEVKKNGITSFMPALIKDFPAAGIKIVSTYPDNAQKRMPAVTATTLLTDPETGVVNAILDGTELTRMRTGAVSGLATKLLANKDAETAALFGTGGQAMSQLEALLTVRKLSEVRIYDSNPEWTASFIDRASALAEKFNTKLVGAVSSDEAIDSADIITTVTTSSDPVFDGRKIKKGTHINAVGVFMPHKRELDEYTVTHADKIFIDNTEAIMSEAGEFLIPISEGKFSKESITGELGDLILGRVEGRTDSRQITIMKTVGFATLDIVIAYNVYKKAVAAGIGRYI, from the coding sequence ATGTTGGTTTTAAACGCTGAAGATATTAGAAAAGTTTTCACAATGGAAGATGCGATAAATTCAAATGAAGAGGCTTTTGTTATTCAAAGCAACGGAGGGACGGAAGTCCCCGTACGTATAAATTTCGAAGTTAAAAAAAATGGCATCACATCTTTTATGCCTGCCCTTATCAAGGACTTCCCTGCAGCAGGCATAAAGATCGTATCGACCTACCCAGATAACGCCCAAAAAAGGATGCCGGCCGTAACGGCAACGACACTGCTGACAGACCCTGAAACGGGGGTAGTCAACGCAATTCTTGACGGCACAGAACTTACGCGTATGCGAACAGGAGCAGTTTCAGGACTGGCGACAAAACTCCTTGCAAATAAAGACGCAGAAACTGCCGCCCTCTTCGGGACCGGAGGTCAGGCCATGTCACAGCTTGAAGCCTTATTGACAGTGAGAAAATTATCAGAAGTACGCATTTACGATTCCAATCCTGAATGGACGGCATCATTTATCGACAGAGCATCAGCTCTTGCTGAGAAGTTCAATACCAAGCTGGTCGGTGCGGTTTCTTCAGACGAGGCGATCGATTCCGCCGACATAATCACTACTGTTACTACAAGCTCTGATCCGGTATTTGACGGACGAAAGATCAAAAAGGGGACTCATATTAATGCTGTTGGAGTCTTTATGCCGCATAAGCGTGAGCTGGATGAGTATACAGTCACTCATGCCGACAAGATATTCATAGACAACACGGAAGCTATAATGTCCGAGGCAGGTGAGTTCCTTATACCTATCTCTGAAGGCAAGTTCAGCAAAGAATCAATAACCGGAGAGCTTGGAGATCTCATTCTTGGGAGAGTCGAAGGAAGGACAGACTCTCGGCAGATCACCATTATGAAAACGGTCGGCTTTGCAACTTTAGATATAGTAATAGCTTACAATGTTTACAAAAAAGCTGTTGCAGCGGGAATAGGGCGATATATATGA
- a CDS encoding FAD-dependent oxidoreductase gives MLKNLFSPITIKGKTMKNRLAVSPMVTNYCNEDGTCTEMFSAYHEAKAKGGFGMIITEDFAVRPRGKGFKHLPGLWNDEQIPGFKEFTKRIHKHDTVLIAQIYHAGRQSSKMVLGQVPEAPSAIPCPFSPDMPEEMSIEEIKKIITEFGDCARRAEEAGFDGIEVHGAHGYLISQFMSSYTNKRTDEYGGSLQNRIRFAVEVVKDIRSKVSNEFIVGYRISADEYVTGGRNIGDTMTIIPYLEEAGIDYIHVSAGVYRSFDDIIPSQYRGHSWNTTAAVEVKKITKLPVISVGRINDPRLAETIIASGKADIVAMGRQSLTDPETPNKAKGGRFDEIRNCIACHHGCVKNLLNNVPIQCILNPNLGRESEVSLEKTEAPKNIMVIGSGPAGLEAAITAASRGHRVKVFEKNRWAGGQFRIGAVPPGKGEMINYINWQLNELRKLGVPVLMETEVTPELVKKEKPDVIFAATGAIPIIPNIPGIDRPNVVTAHDVLSGKVNTGSRVVVVGGGCVGAETANQLANYLKCVTIIEMLDAIAGDEIVVPRWDLLEDLDRNKVRICTKTTVDEITDAGVKVSGAVNEVIPCDTVVLAVGAKPVLGLADALKKEGYDVRVIGDAAKVGLGGEAIMEGFEVGRTI, from the coding sequence ATGTTGAAAAACCTCTTTAGTCCTATCACCATCAAGGGGAAGACCATGAAAAACCGACTGGCGGTATCTCCGATGGTAACGAACTATTGCAACGAGGACGGAACATGTACCGAAATGTTTTCTGCATATCACGAAGCAAAAGCAAAAGGCGGCTTCGGAATGATAATCACGGAAGATTTTGCGGTCAGGCCCCGCGGGAAGGGATTCAAACACCTGCCCGGACTGTGGAATGATGAGCAGATCCCGGGATTTAAGGAATTTACGAAAAGGATCCACAAGCATGATACTGTTTTGATCGCGCAGATATACCACGCAGGCAGACAGTCAAGCAAAATGGTTCTCGGTCAGGTACCTGAGGCACCTTCGGCTATCCCATGCCCATTCAGCCCGGATATGCCGGAAGAGATGAGTATCGAGGAAATTAAGAAAATCATAACAGAATTCGGAGACTGTGCGCGAAGGGCTGAAGAAGCGGGCTTTGACGGAATAGAAGTACACGGAGCTCACGGGTATCTGATCTCCCAGTTCATGTCCTCCTATACCAACAAGCGTACCGATGAGTACGGGGGATCTCTCCAGAACCGCATCCGTTTCGCGGTGGAGGTAGTCAAAGATATCCGCTCAAAGGTCTCCAATGAGTTCATTGTCGGATACCGCATCTCTGCGGATGAATATGTTACCGGCGGCAGGAATATCGGAGACACTATGACAATAATTCCGTATCTTGAAGAAGCAGGCATTGACTATATCCATGTATCAGCAGGCGTTTACCGCTCATTTGACGACATAATCCCGTCGCAGTACCGCGGTCATTCTTGGAATACGACTGCTGCCGTAGAGGTAAAAAAGATAACCAAACTGCCTGTGATCTCTGTAGGAAGGATAAATGACCCAAGACTTGCAGAAACGATCATTGCCTCAGGGAAAGCAGATATAGTTGCGATGGGCCGTCAGTCACTTACAGATCCCGAAACACCCAATAAGGCAAAAGGGGGCCGTTTCGATGAGATCCGCAATTGTATCGCATGCCATCACGGATGCGTTAAAAACCTTCTTAACAACGTTCCGATCCAGTGCATCCTAAACCCGAACCTGGGCAGAGAAAGTGAAGTCTCTCTTGAAAAGACAGAGGCACCGAAAAATATAATGGTCATAGGCTCAGGTCCTGCCGGACTTGAGGCTGCTATCACAGCGGCCTCGCGCGGACACAGGGTAAAGGTTTTCGAGAAAAACCGCTGGGCCGGCGGCCAGTTCCGCATCGGTGCGGTGCCGCCCGGAAAGGGTGAGATGATCAACTATATCAACTGGCAGCTGAACGAACTCAGGAAACTTGGAGTCCCTGTCCTTATGGAGACGGAAGTCACGCCGGAACTTGTGAAGAAGGAAAAGCCTGATGTCATTTTCGCCGCCACGGGAGCAATACCCATCATCCCGAACATACCGGGGATAGACAGGCCAAACGTCGTAACTGCACATGATGTACTCTCAGGCAAAGTCAACACCGGGAGCCGCGTTGTTGTGGTAGGCGGAGGCTGCGTAGGAGCTGAAACAGCAAACCAGCTTGCTAATTACTTGAAGTGCGTGACCATCATCGAAATGCTGGACGCGATAGCAGGAGATGAAATAGTGGTACCTCGCTGGGATCTTCTTGAAGATCTTGATAGGAACAAGGTCAGGATCTGCACAAAGACCACGGTCGATGAGATAACAGATGCAGGAGTGAAGGTCTCAGGTGCCGTAAACGAAGTTATCCCCTGCGACACAGTAGTGCTTGCAGTAGGGGCTAAGCCTGTACTGGGCCTTGCAGATGCTCTTAAAAAAGAGGGTTATGATGTCCGCGTCATCGGGGACGCTGCAAAAGTCGGTCTGGGCGGAGAAGCTATAATGGAAGGCTTTGAGGTAGGAAGGACCATCTAA
- a CDS encoding UxaA family hydrolase, whose protein sequence is MKFLGYIRPDGSVGVRNHVLVLSSVVCANHISQKIADALPGTAVFCHSSGCGQLGADKEQTQRTLDGIAMNPNIAAVLVVSLGCEGSSAERMVEKMQASGRPAALVRIQECGGTTAAVNAGIDIVRKMHEKCMRQDREEADISDLSVSLECGGSDATSGISANPLVGWVSDRLISLGARVILSETPEMIGAEHILSARAATPEVGKRVIKIVKDVEESANSMHVDLRGTQPTPGNIEGGLSTIEEKSMGCLAKAGTSKVAEVVRYGEIPSSKGLVIMDTPGFDVESVTGMVAGGSQVVLFTTGRGTPVGSPLAPVIKITGNPNVASWMKENIDFDASPVTLGDESLERAGERLFQKLISVVAGEQTASEILGHSETGITRIGPSL, encoded by the coding sequence ATGAAGTTCCTGGGATACATAAGGCCTGACGGCAGCGTAGGTGTACGGAACCATGTCCTTGTCCTCTCATCTGTTGTCTGTGCGAACCATATCTCGCAGAAGATCGCCGATGCCCTTCCCGGGACTGCGGTCTTCTGCCACAGCAGCGGGTGCGGACAGCTTGGTGCAGACAAGGAGCAGACCCAGAGGACTCTCGACGGAATTGCAATGAACCCCAATATTGCGGCAGTGCTTGTGGTAAGCTTGGGGTGCGAGGGGTCATCCGCCGAACGCATGGTGGAGAAGATGCAGGCATCCGGCCGCCCCGCCGCGCTTGTGAGGATACAGGAATGCGGCGGGACGACGGCCGCAGTTAACGCTGGAATAGATATAGTACGAAAGATGCATGAGAAATGCATGCGACAGGATAGAGAGGAGGCGGACATCAGCGATCTGTCAGTCTCCCTTGAGTGTGGCGGGTCCGACGCTACCTCCGGGATCAGCGCGAATCCCCTGGTCGGCTGGGTCTCAGACAGGCTGATAAGTCTCGGTGCCAGGGTCATATTGTCCGAGACTCCGGAAATGATAGGCGCTGAACATATACTCTCTGCCCGTGCCGCAACTCCCGAGGTCGGGAAAAGGGTGATAAAGATCGTAAAGGATGTGGAGGAGAGCGCGAACTCGATGCATGTTGATCTGAGGGGAACGCAGCCTACTCCCGGGAATATCGAGGGAGGACTTTCCACGATAGAAGAAAAATCAATGGGCTGCCTTGCAAAGGCCGGGACTTCCAAAGTCGCGGAGGTGGTACGCTATGGCGAGATCCCGTCGTCGAAGGGACTTGTGATAATGGATACTCCGGGTTTCGATGTCGAGTCCGTAACGGGGATGGTTGCCGGAGGTTCTCAGGTCGTCCTCTTCACCACAGGCAGGGGAACGCCGGTGGGATCTCCCCTTGCCCCCGTGATAAAGATAACCGGCAACCCAAACGTGGCTTCGTGGATGAAGGAGAACATTGATTTTGACGCAAGTCCGGTAACGCTGGGGGATGAATCCCTCGAAAGAGCGGGTGAAAGGCTCTTCCAAAAGCTGATCTCAGTAGTTGCAGGCGAACAGACCGCTTCAGAGATCCTCGGCCATTCCGAGACAGGCATAACACGTATAGGCCCGAGCCTGTAG
- a CDS encoding UxaA family hydrolase — protein sequence MKMNCIRVNINDNVVTVIRDVTADEALVGKGVSAGIKTTSGLQMGHKAAVEEIRPGEKVIKYGEVIGYASQIIKPGEHVHVHNIVSGRGRGDLK from the coding sequence ATGAAAATGAACTGCATAAGAGTGAACATAAATGACAATGTCGTCACTGTGATAAGGGACGTCACGGCTGACGAGGCGCTTGTCGGGAAGGGTGTTTCTGCCGGCATCAAAACAACGTCCGGGCTGCAAATGGGCCATAAGGCTGCGGTCGAGGAGATACGCCCGGGCGAAAAGGTCATAAAGTACGGCGAAGTGATCGGGTATGCAAGTCAAATTATAAAACCCGGTGAGCACGTGCATGTCCATAATATCGTCAGCGGAAGAGGGAGAGGGGATCTGAAATGA
- a CDS encoding zinc ribbon domain-containing protein has protein sequence MRSFTDNYEDNSTDAGFQFVFHCDKCGDGYKSEFIESTTYRKGRGLRGLVQGVSMLGGLIGGGAGDISSSLERGINALSERFEGMSPDWHKEHQAAFEKAMNEARERFHRCDSCSSWVCDSCFNENERLCTECAPRQEVYAAKARSDAMRRNIDEAAGSATVWKDKLEGKAKKCPACGKPAGNGKFCGHCGASLAEKKCPDCGRENPSSAKFCTYCGASMSAVKKDTVCPECGAKTEPGLRFCSECGHKLS, from the coding sequence ATGAGATCTTTTACTGACAATTACGAAGATAATTCCACAGATGCGGGTTTTCAGTTTGTCTTTCATTGTGACAAGTGCGGGGATGGCTACAAAAGCGAATTCATAGAGTCGACTACATACCGGAAAGGCAGGGGCCTGCGAGGGCTGGTACAGGGCGTCAGCATGCTGGGCGGACTTATCGGGGGCGGCGCCGGAGATATCAGCTCTTCACTGGAGAGAGGCATCAATGCGTTGTCCGAAAGATTCGAGGGCATGTCGCCTGACTGGCATAAAGAACATCAGGCAGCTTTCGAAAAAGCAATGAACGAGGCAAGAGAACGTTTTCACCGCTGCGATTCGTGCAGCAGCTGGGTCTGTGATTCCTGTTTCAATGAAAATGAGCGTTTATGCACCGAATGTGCCCCACGGCAGGAGGTATATGCCGCAAAAGCCAGGTCGGACGCAATGAGAAGAAATATCGACGAGGCAGCCGGATCTGCCACAGTATGGAAGGACAAACTTGAGGGCAAAGCAAAAAAATGCCCGGCCTGCGGCAAACCTGCGGGAAACGGAAAATTCTGCGGACACTGCGGTGCTTCACTTGCAGAGAAAAAATGTCCTGACTGCGGCCGTGAAAATCCAAGCAGCGCCAAATTCTGCACTTACTGCGGCGCATCCATGTCCGCCGTTAAGAAGGATACTGTCTGCCCGGAATGCGGCGCAAAGACGGAACCCGGACTGCGGTTCTGCTCAGAGTGCGGACATAAACTATCATAG
- the aroQ gene encoding type II 3-dehydroquinate dehydratase, whose translation MKILVINGPNLNMLGIREPEIYGDETLEDLMEYVRDYCKPRNVEVDFFQSNHEGDIIDTIQAALGRYDGIIINPAAYTHTSIAIPDAIRSVNLPAVEVHLSDINNREDFRKISFTASACIATVAGKGFDSYTDAVEIFLAWTAGA comes from the coding sequence ATGAAGATCCTTGTGATAAACGGACCTAACCTTAACATGCTGGGGATAAGGGAACCTGAGATTTACGGTGATGAGACCCTTGAGGACCTGATGGAGTATGTGAGAGATTACTGCAAACCGAGGAATGTCGAAGTCGATTTTTTCCAGTCAAACCATGAAGGTGATATCATTGACACCATCCAGGCAGCCCTTGGCAGGTACGACGGGATAATAATAAACCCGGCCGCCTACACACACACCAGCATCGCCATCCCCGACGCGATCAGGTCTGTCAACCTGCCTGCCGTAGAAGTGCACCTTTCGGATATCAACAACAGGGAAGACTTCAGGAAAATCTCATTCACGGCCTCCGCCTGCATAGCCACCGTTGCCGGCAAGGGATTTGATTCCTACACTGACGCTGTAGAGATATTCCTGGCCTGGACAGCCGGCGCCTAG
- a CDS encoding chorismate mutase, with protein MDLKDHRKKIDEIDEKLTALFLERMAVSADIAAYKKERGLPIRDPEREREKLASIMDEVSPELQPYMRTLYLTLFELGRAHQHRLCATRSDLSDRVAAAIAETPKILPDAPLVACQGVEGAYSQIACDKMFRAPNIMYFSTFDGVFSAIDQGLCRYGILPLENSTAGSVNAIYDLMIRYDFSIVRSTRIKVDHCLLANKGTTMADIREIFSHEQALAQCADFLKAMNGVKITACDNTAAAAKMLSESGRKDAAALSSSSCAELYGLDTLKSSVQDRGGNYTRFICISKKMEIYPGADKTSVMAVLPHKPGSLYHALSGLYALGVNINKLESRPLPNSDFEFMFYFDLSTSIYSDNFMQMLVRFEESSKMLKYLGSYTEVV; from the coding sequence ATGGATCTGAAGGATCACAGGAAGAAGATAGATGAGATCGACGAAAAACTTACCGCGCTTTTTCTGGAGCGCATGGCTGTATCAGCTGATATTGCGGCATATAAGAAGGAAAGAGGGCTCCCGATAAGGGACCCTGAGAGGGAGCGGGAGAAGCTGGCATCGATCATGGATGAGGTGTCCCCGGAACTTCAGCCCTACATGAGAACACTCTACCTGACCCTGTTTGAACTTGGCCGCGCACACCAGCACAGGCTGTGTGCCACCAGGTCAGATCTGTCAGACAGGGTCGCGGCCGCTATAGCTGAAACGCCGAAGATCCTGCCGGACGCCCCTCTGGTAGCATGCCAGGGTGTGGAGGGAGCCTACTCTCAAATCGCCTGTGATAAGATGTTCCGTGCCCCTAACATCATGTACTTTTCGACCTTTGACGGTGTATTCTCAGCGATCGACCAGGGACTATGCCGCTATGGCATCCTTCCGCTGGAAAACAGCACAGCAGGGTCTGTGAACGCGATATACGACCTTATGATCAGGTATGATTTCAGCATCGTCAGGAGCACCCGCATTAAGGTGGACCACTGCCTTCTTGCCAACAAAGGCACAACAATGGCGGACATCAGGGAGATATTTTCACATGAGCAGGCCCTGGCCCAGTGCGCGGATTTCCTTAAAGCAATGAACGGGGTAAAAATTACCGCATGTGACAACACCGCCGCTGCTGCTAAGATGCTTTCCGAGTCGGGAAGAAAGGATGCTGCTGCACTCTCTTCATCATCCTGCGCCGAACTTTACGGCCTTGATACTTTGAAGAGCTCTGTCCAGGACCGTGGGGGCAACTATACAAGGTTTATCTGCATATCAAAAAAAATGGAGATCTATCCCGGTGCTGACAAAACGAGCGTAATGGCGGTCCTGCCGCATAAGCCCGGTTCTCTCTACCATGCCCTTTCCGGCCTTTACGCCCTTGGAGTGAACATAAACAAACTTGAGAGCAGACCTCTGCCAAACAGCGACTTCGAGTTCATGTTCTATTTCGACCTGTCGACATCCATATACTCCGATAACTTCATGCAGATGCTTGTGAGGTTCGAGGAGAGCAGCAAGATGCTCAAATACCTTGGGAGCTATACGGAGGTGGTTTAA